In Thermanaeromonas sp. C210, the genomic stretch CGGGCGTATAAACTTTCCCCCGCAGGCCAATCTAAATAAGAGTAGATACGAAGTCAGTTCCGGTACTGCTCAAATGCAAATAGGGGGGAAGCCGGTGCCTCGCCCCTTCCGTAAACCTCTCCGCGCAGCCCTTTGGCGCTTAAAGAGCAAGGCAGGTGAAATTGGTGCTTCTGGGGGGCCAGGGTTAAAATACCCCTACCCCCCTCTAGAACATTACGTTTTTACTTCTGAGCTGAAGCTAAACCTGCAACAGCTGGAGGAGATATTCAACCAGAGCGGCGACGTAGTAAAAAGGGACTTTTTCATCGGCGGCCGGGCCCGGGCGGCTATCATTTATGTTGACGGGCTGGCCGACAAGACCCTCATCGAGGATACCCTCTTGAGAACTTTGCAGCGCGCACCTGCGGATTTAGCCCAGGCCTTGGTGGACAAAACTGCACCCCTGGATCGCCTTTTAGAAATCATCGTACCCATGGCCGACGTTGATTTTGTGGAGAAAATGCCGGATGTGGTCAATCATGTGCTTAACGGCGATGCAGTTCTCTTGTTTGAGGGCTACCACAAAGGCCTGGCTACCAGCACCCGCTCTTGGGAACACCGCAGTGTCAGCGAACCCCTCACCGAAAGCGTAGTACGGGGGCCGCGGGAAGGCTTCGTGGAGAACTTGAGGACTAATACGGCCCTAATACGCCGGCGTCTGAAGACGCCGGACCTCGTAGTGGAAAACCTCCTGGTCGGTCGCTACAGCCAAACCAACGTATCTCTGGCCTATCTAAAGAGTCTGGTCAATCCGGCTCTGCTCCAAGAAGTACGCCGGCGGCTGGACAGTATTGATGTAGACGGGATTTTGGAAAGTGCCTATATCGAAGAGCTCATTGAGGATAACCCCTTTTCACCCTTTCCCCAGATCGACCATACGGAACGGCCGGACAAGGTGGCGGCCGCCCTCCTGGAGGGGAGGGTGGCCATTCTCCTCGATAACACTCCCTTTGCCCTCTTAGTGCCTACCTTGTTTGTCCAGTTCCTTCAGGCCAGTGAGGATTATTATGAGCGTTACTGGCTGGCGAGTTTCTTGAGGCTAGTGCGGTTCGTGATCTTAAACATTGCCCTCTTGTTGCCCAGCGCTTACGTGGCCGTCAGCACCTTTCACCAAGAAATGCTGCCCACCAATTTGTTGGTGCGCCTGGCCGCCCAGAGGGAGGGGATCCCCTTCCCCGCCCTGGTCGAGGCGCTGTTGGTGGAACTGGTCTTTGAAATTTTGCGCGAAGCAGGGGTGCGTCTCCCCCGCTTGGTGGGCCAGGCGGTAAGTATAGTGGGCGCCCTGGTTATCGGTGAAGCGGCAGTGAGCGCAGGTCTGTTTTCCCCGGCCATGGTGATTGTGGTAGCCCTGACCGGCATCAGTTCCTTTGCCCTTCCTAAGTTTTCCATGGCCATTACCATCCGCCTGCTCCGCTTTATTATGCTGGTTCTGGCCGGGGTACTGGGATTTTACGGCATCATGCTGGGTTTGCTGGCCGTTTTGGTGCACCTCACCACCCTGCGCTCTTTCGGAGTGCCCTACCTGGCGCCGGTGGCTCCCTATCATGGGCGCGACTACAAGGATGTTTTTGTACGCGCACCGCGCTGGGCGCAAGATTCCAGGCCTACGGAACTCGTCTACCGCGATCCCAGGCGGCAGACCGAGGGATTGAAACCGGCCCCTCCCGGTAGAGATAAGGGAGAGCCGGGGGGAGGCCGCTAGCCGTGCTGGGTAGCCGGGAAGAAGGTTTTATCGATCCATGGCAGGGAGCGATTTTGCTGTGGTTCAGCGTCTTGCCCACGGCCATTCTTTTTCTACCGAGCCTTCTAGTTTCGAGGGCCCAGCAAGATGCATGGATAGCCGTCGTAGTGGCCACTCTGCTCACCGTACCCCTAGCGGTCCTGATTGGTTGGTTACTGGGTCGGTTTCCGGGAAAAACCCTTTTTCAGGCCAGTGAGGCCATCCTGGGGAAAATCCTGGGCAAGGCCTTTGCCTTATTCTATGTCCTGGCCTTTGTGCAATTGAACGCCATTGTCCTGCGGGAGTTCGGCGAGTTTCTGGTGACCGCCGTCATGCCCGAAACCCCCCTCATCGTTTTCACCGTTACCCTTACCGCCTTGACCATTTACGCGGCCCGCAACGGCCTGGAAGTAATCGCGCGGTCGGCCCAGTTTATTCTTCCCCTCATGGTCAGCTTTTTCGTTATTGTCCTGGTGCTAGTTACCCCTAAGATGTCCCCTCGCAACCTTTTCCCCCTCTTCGAAGGAGGCCTTGGCTCCCTTTTATTAGGCGCGTTCATCGCCTTGGGGTTTACAGGGGAAATCATCGTTATGGCCATCATTGGCGCCTTTATTCAACCTACCCAGGGGGTGAAGAAAAGCCTGGTTCTGGGCCTGGCTGGCATCCTGTTATTCTTGACTTTAACCGTGATAGGAGGCCTTCTGGTCTTCGGCGCTTCCGAGGCGGCGCGCCTCACCTTTCTGGCCTTCTCCCTCGCCCGGGTGATAAGCATCGGCAATTTCCTGGAACGCATCGAAGTGCTCTTTATGGCCATTTGGGTGGGAGGAGTCTTTATCA encodes the following:
- a CDS encoding spore germination protein; translated protein: MPRPFRKPLRAALWRLKSKAGEIGASGGPGLKYPYPPLEHYVFTSELKLNLQQLEEIFNQSGDVVKRDFFIGGRARAAIIYVDGLADKTLIEDTLLRTLQRAPADLAQALVDKTAPLDRLLEIIVPMADVDFVEKMPDVVNHVLNGDAVLLFEGYHKGLATSTRSWEHRSVSEPLTESVVRGPREGFVENLRTNTALIRRRLKTPDLVVENLLVGRYSQTNVSLAYLKSLVNPALLQEVRRRLDSIDVDGILESAYIEELIEDNPFSPFPQIDHTERPDKVAAALLEGRVAILLDNTPFALLVPTLFVQFLQASEDYYERYWLASFLRLVRFVILNIALLLPSAYVAVSTFHQEMLPTNLLVRLAAQREGIPFPALVEALLVELVFEILREAGVRLPRLVGQAVSIVGALVIGEAAVSAGLFSPAMVIVVALTGISSFALPKFSMAITIRLLRFIMLVLAGVLGFYGIMLGLLAVLVHLTTLRSFGVPYLAPVAPYHGRDYKDVFVRAPRWAQDSRPTELVYRDPRRQTEGLKPAPPGRDKGEPGGGR
- a CDS encoding GerAB/ArcD/ProY family transporter, which gives rise to MLGSREEGFIDPWQGAILLWFSVLPTAILFLPSLLVSRAQQDAWIAVVVATLLTVPLAVLIGWLLGRFPGKTLFQASEAILGKILGKAFALFYVLAFVQLNAIVLREFGEFLVTAVMPETPLIVFTVTLTALTIYAARNGLEVIARSAQFILPLMVSFFVIVLVLVTPKMSPRNLFPLFEGGLGSLLLGAFIALGFTGEIIVMAIIGAFIQPTQGVKKSLVLGLAGILLFLTLTVIGGLLVFGASEAARLTFLAFSLARVISIGNFLERIEVLFMAIWVGGVFIKVTLNLYIAALGLATAANLTEYRPLCAPLAALTVVLSTWLFDSLTRVFFFVEQVFPIWALIWEFIIPFSLGFMALVRKVEGGRP